From a region of the Citricoccus muralis genome:
- a CDS encoding AI-2E family transporter, whose amino-acid sequence MSTQEQSAPRRPEGAGAGAGPWSDPMGRIGARAGQTLLIAAVAVGIIWVLLRVSVVVLAALVALILASAVAPLVRWLVGKGWSHLLATLTAFLGIVVVVGGVITGVVLAVINEWDSLVSSALQGWQALQDWVTSGPLPVDASVVDDAMQQVTDFVTSGNFASGLASSTLTGISAAGQFLTGLVLMIVVLFFLLKDGWKFTNFSLRWFQGGTRAKLAESIDRSSEVLGGYVRGTATVALVDAVLIGIALAILGVPLALPLAVIIFIGAFIPIVGATATGIMAALVALVTNGLTTALIVTAVVILVNQIEGNFLQPVVMGRTLSLHAMIVLLALTIGTLVGGIFGAILAVPYTAVAWTLIQVWSNRYQAGDDPVLGQDPLDAKDRADAKATTAQRLRYWRISRQRPSSQKLGAAQKVEPGSQDASGHSDASAPTDASGPDGSSDSSASKES is encoded by the coding sequence ATGAGCACACAGGAGCAATCTGCGCCACGTCGGCCCGAGGGCGCGGGCGCGGGCGCGGGCCCGTGGTCAGATCCGATGGGGCGGATCGGGGCGCGTGCGGGTCAGACGTTGCTGATTGCCGCCGTGGCCGTCGGCATCATCTGGGTGCTGCTGCGCGTGAGCGTCGTGGTCCTGGCCGCGCTGGTGGCCCTGATCCTGGCCTCCGCGGTCGCTCCTCTGGTGCGGTGGCTGGTCGGCAAGGGCTGGTCCCATCTTCTGGCCACCCTGACGGCCTTCCTGGGCATCGTAGTGGTGGTCGGAGGGGTGATTACCGGGGTTGTCCTGGCGGTCATCAACGAGTGGGATTCCCTGGTCTCCTCGGCCCTGCAAGGTTGGCAGGCACTGCAGGACTGGGTCACGTCCGGACCCCTGCCGGTGGACGCCTCCGTCGTCGACGACGCCATGCAGCAGGTCACCGACTTCGTCACCAGTGGCAACTTCGCCAGCGGCCTGGCCAGCAGCACACTGACCGGGATCTCCGCGGCCGGCCAGTTCCTCACCGGCCTGGTACTGATGATCGTCGTGCTGTTCTTCCTGCTCAAGGACGGCTGGAAGTTCACCAACTTCTCCCTCCGCTGGTTCCAGGGCGGCACTCGGGCCAAGCTGGCGGAGTCCATCGACCGCTCATCCGAGGTGCTCGGCGGCTACGTGCGCGGCACCGCCACCGTGGCCCTCGTGGACGCCGTGCTGATCGGCATCGCCCTGGCGATCCTCGGTGTGCCGCTGGCCCTGCCGTTGGCCGTGATCATTTTCATCGGCGCGTTCATCCCCATCGTCGGGGCCACCGCCACCGGCATCATGGCCGCGCTGGTTGCCCTGGTCACCAACGGACTGACCACGGCACTGATCGTGACGGCCGTTGTCATCCTGGTCAACCAGATCGAGGGCAACTTCCTCCAACCGGTGGTCATGGGCCGGACGCTGAGCCTGCACGCCATGATCGTGTTGCTGGCCCTGACCATCGGCACCCTGGTGGGCGGCATCTTCGGCGCCATCCTGGCCGTGCCCTACACCGCCGTGGCGTGGACACTGATCCAGGTCTGGTCGAACCGCTACCAGGCCGGCGACGACCCTGTCCTCGGGCAGGACCCCCTGGATGCGAAAGACCGCGCAGACGCAAAGGCCACCACGGCGCAACGGCTGCGCTATTGGCGCATCAGCCGCCAGCGCCCGTCCAGCCAGAAACTCGGCGCTGCGCAGAAGGTGGAGCCGGGCTCGCAGGACGCGTCAGGCCACTCGGACGCCTCCGCTCCCACGGACGCCTCCGGTCCAGACGGCTCGTCCGACTCATCCGCCTCCAAGGAGTCCTAA
- the tsaB gene encoding tRNA (adenosine(37)-N6)-threonylcarbamoyltransferase complex dimerization subunit type 1 TsaB produces MPVHSSRPLLAIDASATASVAVVQDGEVLARYASTETNTHAEVLTPAVRRVLADSKVEPGDLRAVVAGVGPGPFTGLRAGLVTARSLAFAWGLQVHGVMSLDAIALPAAEEAFRAGIEEFVVATDARRREVYWAHYASVGGQFQRLHGPFVTAPAEVTPLPAYGAGAGLYPDALAAVAGFSTAVPDAGSLGLVGELALRRGRGILPVQPLYLRESDAKVPGPRKKAGTGER; encoded by the coding sequence ATGCCCGTCCACTCCTCCCGCCCCCTCCTCGCCATCGACGCCTCCGCCACCGCCAGCGTGGCCGTGGTACAGGACGGCGAGGTCCTCGCCCGTTATGCCTCCACCGAGACCAACACGCATGCCGAGGTGCTCACGCCGGCGGTGCGCCGGGTTCTTGCGGACTCGAAGGTGGAGCCGGGCGATCTGCGGGCGGTGGTGGCCGGCGTCGGGCCCGGGCCGTTCACCGGGCTGCGCGCCGGGCTGGTGACGGCGCGCTCGCTCGCGTTCGCGTGGGGGTTGCAGGTGCACGGGGTGATGAGCCTGGACGCGATCGCGCTACCCGCGGCTGAGGAGGCCTTCCGGGCGGGCATTGAAGAGTTCGTGGTGGCCACCGACGCCCGCCGGCGTGAGGTCTACTGGGCCCACTACGCCTCCGTGGGCGGGCAGTTCCAGCGCCTCCACGGGCCCTTCGTCACGGCCCCCGCCGAGGTCACCCCGCTGCCGGCCTACGGTGCCGGGGCCGGGCTGTACCCGGATGCCCTCGCCGCGGTCGCGGGGTTCTCCACCGCCGTGCCCGACGCTGGCTCGCTCGGCCTGGTCGGCGAGCTCGCCCTGCGCCGCGGCCGGGGGATCCTGCCGGTGCAGCCGCTGTACTTGCGCGAATCCGATGCGAAGGTACCGGGCCCCCGCAAGAAGGCCGGCACCGGCGAACGGTAG
- a CDS encoding flavin-containing monooxygenase codes for MATTEPTLPAVPGPVDLSQVFDALIIGAGQAGLSTAYHLRRRGLDCLVVDAAHRVGDHWRHQYDSLALFTANKFNRLPGLGFPGQPWGFATKDEVAAALEAYARDFDLPVRLDSPVRRLSRTPERFRTETATATYFSRTVVLATGPFGQLPRIPEFAQDLDPAILQLHSSQYRRPGQLREGPVLVVGGGHSGCDIALEVAQSGHLTTLAGRDLGQIPVSWDSPLLHLIMPAVMFQHSRIYRRGTRAGQRMREEVLHHGAPRLRVQAQDLDGAGVVRTEARVCGAPDGAPLLTDGRTMDARTVIWATGFHHDYSWLELPVLGADGWPREYRGVAEDVPGVFFCGLAFQSSMSSMNFHGVGADAAYIADRIAERLTDRPAGRRRHGTPLARRRLPRGDVPQRAAR; via the coding sequence ATGGCCACCACCGAACCCACCCTCCCCGCCGTACCCGGCCCAGTAGACCTCAGTCAGGTGTTCGACGCCCTGATCATCGGCGCCGGCCAGGCCGGACTGTCCACGGCCTACCACCTGCGGCGCCGCGGCCTGGACTGCCTCGTCGTCGACGCCGCCCACCGGGTCGGCGACCACTGGCGCCACCAATACGACTCGCTGGCCCTGTTCACCGCCAACAAGTTCAACCGCCTGCCCGGCCTCGGCTTCCCCGGCCAGCCGTGGGGCTTCGCCACCAAGGACGAGGTGGCCGCCGCGCTGGAGGCCTACGCCCGGGACTTCGACCTCCCGGTCCGGCTCGACTCTCCCGTCCGCCGCCTCTCCCGCACGCCGGAGAGATTCCGCACCGAGACCGCCACGGCCACCTACTTCTCCCGCACGGTCGTCCTGGCCACCGGGCCCTTCGGCCAGCTGCCGAGGATTCCGGAGTTCGCCCAGGACCTGGATCCCGCCATCCTGCAGTTGCACTCGAGCCAATACCGCCGGCCCGGCCAGTTGCGCGAGGGCCCGGTGCTCGTGGTCGGCGGCGGCCACTCGGGCTGTGACATCGCCCTAGAGGTCGCCCAGTCCGGGCACCTGACCACCCTGGCGGGCCGTGACCTGGGCCAGATCCCCGTCAGTTGGGACAGTCCGCTGCTCCACCTGATCATGCCCGCGGTCATGTTCCAGCACTCCCGCATCTACCGCCGCGGCACCCGCGCCGGGCAGCGCATGCGGGAGGAGGTCCTGCACCACGGCGCGCCACGGCTGAGGGTCCAGGCGCAGGATCTGGACGGGGCCGGCGTCGTGCGCACCGAGGCCCGGGTGTGCGGGGCACCGGACGGCGCTCCACTGCTGACCGACGGCCGCACCATGGACGCCCGGACTGTCATCTGGGCCACCGGTTTCCACCACGACTACTCGTGGCTCGAACTGCCCGTGTTGGGCGCGGACGGCTGGCCGCGTGAATACCGCGGCGTCGCCGAGGACGTTCCGGGGGTGTTCTTCTGCGGGTTGGCGTTCCAGTCGTCGATGTCCTCCATGAACTTCCACGGCGTCGGTGCGGACGCAGCGTACATCGCGGACCGGATCGCCGAGCGGCTGACGGACCGACCCGCCGGCCGCCGTCGCCACGGCACTCCACTCGCCCGCCGTCGATTGCCCCGCGGCGACGTCCCCCAGCGCGCCGCGCGATAA
- a CDS encoding helix-turn-helix domain-containing protein translates to MAAEPAVSDLVAHGTAAHLAGDYERAVQDLQRAFQIYHDDGDAARAFSVAFSLAMVFGTTCRPALFSGWAGQARRLYDELAPEAEATSTASGYLDLLELHGGILTGDFTTVARLAPGVTAAGRLHHDTDLIALGTVALGRSAIYAGDIRGGLARLDEVMVGILSGEPGPLAAGLAWCAAIEGCQEVGAVDRLCEWTAALAAWCQSPPGLELFNGHCSVHRGQVLAVHGRWDEAVAVFADSRQRHQKRGDVIAAGWAERHRGDVLRLLGRHEEAAAAYRTAADLGCDPQPGLALLWWSLDRREDALGAIHRCVAETVFPAQRISLIPAAVDVLLAAGGTEAPDGPLIGEAAALADELDALAELTGCASVVAAAAEAHAGVELARRDPGGALSYARKAVQAWGGVACPFEVARSRVVLARALAGVGDMASALDESAAARNAFVSLGAEPAVAGVDSLLEHWAHPTLDVRDDSARGIPVGESPEGHDRGTPDGLTPREVEVLRLVAAGSSNRQIAVELVISEKTVARHLNNLFTKIGVASRTAAAAYAFRNGLVSSTGQI, encoded by the coding sequence ATGGCCGCTGAACCAGCCGTTTCCGACCTGGTGGCCCACGGCACCGCAGCCCACCTGGCCGGAGACTATGAACGCGCAGTCCAGGACCTGCAGCGCGCCTTCCAGATCTATCACGACGACGGCGATGCGGCCCGGGCGTTCTCCGTCGCCTTCTCGCTCGCCATGGTCTTCGGCACCACCTGCCGGCCAGCCCTCTTCAGCGGATGGGCCGGGCAGGCGCGACGGTTGTATGACGAGCTTGCTCCCGAGGCTGAGGCCACCTCCACGGCCAGCGGCTACCTCGACCTCCTCGAACTGCACGGCGGCATCTTGACCGGCGACTTCACCACCGTGGCTCGTCTCGCCCCCGGCGTGACGGCCGCGGGTCGCTTGCACCATGACACCGACCTGATCGCGCTGGGCACGGTCGCACTCGGCCGATCGGCGATCTATGCCGGGGACATCCGGGGCGGACTGGCACGGCTGGATGAGGTGATGGTCGGGATCCTGTCCGGTGAACCCGGACCGCTGGCCGCCGGGCTGGCGTGGTGCGCCGCCATCGAGGGCTGTCAGGAGGTCGGGGCCGTGGACCGGCTGTGCGAGTGGACCGCCGCGTTGGCCGCTTGGTGCCAGTCCCCGCCCGGCCTGGAGCTGTTCAACGGCCACTGCTCGGTTCACCGAGGCCAGGTGCTGGCCGTGCACGGGAGGTGGGACGAGGCGGTGGCGGTGTTCGCCGATTCGCGGCAGCGCCACCAGAAGCGCGGGGACGTGATCGCGGCCGGCTGGGCCGAGCGCCATCGGGGTGATGTGCTGCGCCTGCTGGGCCGGCATGAGGAGGCCGCCGCTGCCTACCGCACGGCCGCGGACCTGGGGTGCGATCCGCAACCCGGCCTCGCCCTCCTGTGGTGGAGCCTGGACCGGAGGGAGGATGCGCTCGGCGCCATCCACCGGTGCGTGGCGGAGACCGTCTTCCCGGCCCAGCGAATCTCCCTCATCCCGGCCGCCGTCGACGTGCTGCTGGCCGCGGGCGGCACGGAGGCCCCTGATGGTCCCCTGATCGGCGAGGCAGCTGCCCTCGCTGATGAGTTGGATGCCCTCGCTGAGCTGACCGGGTGTGCCTCGGTCGTTGCGGCGGCCGCGGAGGCCCACGCCGGGGTGGAACTGGCCCGCCGGGATCCGGGCGGTGCCCTGTCCTATGCCCGCAAGGCCGTGCAGGCCTGGGGCGGCGTCGCCTGCCCCTTCGAGGTCGCTCGGTCCCGGGTGGTCCTGGCCCGTGCTTTGGCTGGCGTCGGCGATATGGCTTCTGCGTTGGATGAGAGCGCGGCCGCCCGGAATGCGTTCGTGTCGCTCGGCGCGGAACCGGCGGTGGCCGGCGTCGACTCCCTCCTCGAGCACTGGGCCCACCCAACGCTGGACGTGCGCGATGATTCCGCCCGCGGCATCCCCGTCGGCGAGTCCCCGGAAGGCCACGATCGCGGCACACCCGACGGCCTCACCCCACGGGAAGTCGAGGTCCTGCGCCTCGTGGCCGCCGGCAGCAGCAACCGGCAGATCGCGGTAGAACTGGTGATCAGCGAGAAGACCGTCGCCCGCCACCTGAACAACCTCTTCACCAAGATCGGCGTCGCCTCGCGGACGGCCGCTGCCGCCTATGCCTTCCGCAACGGCCTGGTTTCCTCCACCGGTCAGATCTGA
- a CDS encoding dienelactone hydrolase family protein — protein sequence MAYTDRRRPGEVHIMVQSTPGVPGQSEQPSLSTEAHIPAAHVTLEGHFFLPQVNVPVVVFAHGSGSGRNSERNQYVASVLHEAGLGTLLLDLLSPQEETDRGNAFDIPRLAQRLTAAEAWVHRQPQSMSSPVGFFGASTGASAALWAAAEPGARVGAVVSRGGRPDLAERRLGTVEAPTLLIVGSEDQEVLEFNRQAQSELQCENALEIVGGATHLFEEPGTLEQVARLASEWFARHLPSAPAIDPRDAEPTATDPQTGP from the coding sequence ATGGCCTACACGGACAGGCGGCGCCCGGGAGAGGTGCACATCATGGTCCAGTCCACCCCTGGCGTTCCGGGGCAATCCGAACAGCCTTCGCTCTCAACGGAGGCACACATCCCGGCCGCGCACGTGACGCTCGAGGGCCATTTCTTCCTGCCGCAGGTCAACGTTCCTGTGGTGGTCTTCGCCCATGGCAGTGGCAGCGGCCGGAACAGCGAGCGCAATCAGTACGTGGCCTCTGTCCTGCATGAGGCAGGGCTGGGCACCTTGTTGCTGGACCTGCTTAGTCCGCAGGAGGAAACCGACCGGGGAAACGCCTTCGACATACCCCGGCTCGCCCAACGCCTCACGGCGGCCGAGGCGTGGGTGCACCGGCAACCGCAGAGCATGTCCTCACCGGTCGGGTTCTTCGGAGCGAGCACCGGGGCCAGTGCCGCACTGTGGGCCGCTGCCGAACCCGGTGCCCGTGTCGGTGCCGTGGTCTCTCGAGGCGGCCGGCCGGACCTGGCCGAACGGCGGTTGGGCACGGTGGAGGCTCCCACCCTGCTGATCGTCGGCAGTGAGGATCAGGAGGTACTCGAGTTCAACCGCCAGGCCCAGTCCGAGCTGCAGTGCGAGAACGCCCTGGAGATCGTCGGCGGCGCCACGCACCTCTTCGAGGAGCCCGGAACCTTGGAGCAGGTTGCCCGACTGGCGTCGGAGTGGTTTGCCCGGCACCTTCCCTCGGCGCCGGCCATCGATCCACGGGACGCCGAGCCGACGGCCACGGACCCGCAGACCGGGCCTTGA
- the galE gene encoding UDP-glucose 4-epimerase GalE, translated as MTWMVTGGAGYIGAHVVEAFRAVGIDTVVVDNLSSGHRGFVPEDVPFIQTDLNDRAALEGAFAEHGVAGVVHIAGYKYAGESVRKPLRTYRDNVTGMVALLEAMEGAGVANMVFSSSAATFGTPDSELVTEASATVPESPYGETKLIGEWLLADQARAAGLRHTSLRYFNVVGSGTDRISDTSPHNLFPLVFDALVAGRTPRINGADYPTPDGTCVRDYIHVADLAEAHVAAARRLEAGESVEPVYNLGSGAGTSVREIMDAMASVTGIDFEPEVQDRRPGDPARIVADGTLAARDLGWTMRHSVQDMVASAWSARQAWEAQQTR; from the coding sequence ATGACTTGGATGGTGACCGGCGGAGCCGGCTATATCGGCGCGCACGTGGTGGAGGCCTTCCGGGCCGTCGGGATCGACACGGTGGTGGTGGACAACCTCTCCAGTGGACACCGCGGATTCGTGCCGGAGGACGTCCCGTTCATCCAGACCGACTTGAATGACCGGGCCGCGCTGGAAGGCGCGTTCGCCGAGCACGGGGTGGCCGGCGTCGTGCATATTGCCGGGTACAAGTATGCCGGGGAGTCCGTGCGGAAGCCGCTGCGCACCTACCGGGACAACGTCACCGGGATGGTGGCGCTGCTGGAGGCGATGGAGGGCGCCGGCGTGGCGAACATGGTGTTCTCCTCCTCCGCCGCGACGTTCGGTACGCCGGACAGTGAGCTGGTGACCGAGGCCAGTGCGACCGTGCCGGAATCGCCCTATGGGGAGACCAAGCTGATCGGCGAGTGGCTGCTGGCCGACCAGGCCCGGGCGGCCGGGCTGCGGCACACCTCGCTGCGCTACTTCAACGTGGTCGGCTCGGGCACGGATCGGATCAGTGACACCAGTCCGCACAACCTGTTCCCACTCGTGTTCGACGCGCTGGTGGCCGGAAGGACGCCGCGGATCAACGGCGCAGACTACCCGACGCCGGACGGCACCTGCGTGCGCGACTACATCCACGTGGCTGACTTGGCCGAGGCCCATGTGGCTGCGGCGCGGCGCCTGGAGGCGGGGGAGTCCGTGGAACCCGTCTACAACCTGGGTTCCGGTGCGGGCACCTCCGTCCGGGAGATCATGGACGCGATGGCGTCGGTGACCGGGATCGACTTCGAGCCCGAGGTACAGGACCGCCGGCCGGGCGACCCGGCGCGGATCGTGGCCGACGGGACACTGGCCGCGCGGGACCTCGGCTGGACCATGCGGCATTCCGTGCAGGACATGGTGGCCTCGGCCTGGAGCGCGCGGCAGGCGTGGGAGGCACAGCAGACACGGTAA
- a CDS encoding glycerophosphodiester phosphodiesterase family protein produces MQRKLPAAALAGLMTIGFLATPATATATTTPEPAGTTQPGAECTAANFADNQAGSQYFDYVRWMQCSGITTGYADNTYRKGADIDRGESMAFVYRYLNADFTPGEATFPDAPAGSTHFEAIEWGAAEEITTGYADGTFQPHRAVERGEFASFLYRALDPTTDPETDVSFPDVAESNTHHDAIIWLASEDISTGYKDGTFKAKDPITRGEVAALMSRLDTVINPDNPEEPEVPQEEFDLQAHRGGQGLYTESTRESFAHALELGVTTLELDTQVTADGAVVVTHDRKITTGDCRDTAPAMPEDPQYPYVGKYITDLTLDQVQTLECGYQQDPKYPGQAVATGPMMELDELFEVVREYGADEVMLNIETKVEAGAPEETAPRETFVRAVLAEILEHAMEDQVMIQSFDWGALELVEELAPTLPRSALTNGDFLQVGQPGASPWLGGLDADDFDGDLVAMAQELGVEVISPVHGNPQDGAIGDEGYAPYVNRTMVDDAHAAGIDVIPWTVDDPGTMEYLMGLGVDGIITDYPDRLRQVMRDRGLDLPQAAG; encoded by the coding sequence ATGCAGCGCAAGCTACCCGCGGCCGCCCTGGCCGGACTCATGACCATCGGCTTCCTGGCAACCCCCGCCACCGCCACCGCCACCACCACCCCCGAGCCCGCCGGGACCACCCAGCCCGGCGCTGAGTGCACCGCGGCGAACTTCGCCGACAACCAGGCCGGCTCGCAGTACTTCGACTACGTCCGCTGGATGCAGTGCTCCGGCATCACCACCGGCTACGCGGACAACACCTACCGCAAGGGCGCCGACATCGACCGCGGCGAGTCCATGGCCTTCGTCTACCGCTACCTCAACGCGGACTTCACCCCCGGCGAGGCCACCTTCCCCGACGCCCCGGCCGGCTCCACCCACTTCGAGGCCATCGAGTGGGGCGCCGCCGAGGAGATCACCACCGGCTATGCCGACGGGACCTTCCAGCCCCACCGTGCCGTGGAACGTGGCGAGTTCGCGTCCTTCCTCTACCGCGCCCTCGACCCCACCACCGACCCCGAAACCGACGTGAGCTTCCCGGACGTGGCCGAGTCCAACACCCACCACGACGCCATCATCTGGCTCGCCTCCGAGGACATCTCCACCGGCTACAAGGACGGCACCTTCAAGGCCAAGGACCCCATCACCCGCGGCGAAGTCGCCGCCCTCATGAGCCGCCTCGACACCGTCATCAACCCCGACAACCCCGAGGAACCAGAGGTCCCGCAAGAGGAGTTCGACCTGCAGGCCCACCGCGGCGGGCAGGGACTGTACACGGAAAGCACCCGGGAGTCCTTCGCCCATGCCCTGGAACTGGGGGTCACCACGCTGGAACTGGACACGCAGGTGACGGCCGACGGGGCCGTCGTCGTGACCCATGACCGGAAGATCACCACAGGAGACTGCCGGGACACCGCGCCGGCCATGCCGGAGGACCCGCAGTACCCCTATGTCGGCAAGTACATCACCGACCTCACCCTCGACCAGGTGCAGACCCTGGAATGTGGATATCAGCAGGATCCGAAGTACCCGGGCCAGGCCGTGGCCACCGGACCGATGATGGAACTGGACGAGTTGTTCGAGGTGGTCAGGGAGTACGGGGCCGATGAGGTGATGCTGAACATCGAGACCAAGGTGGAGGCGGGCGCCCCCGAGGAGACCGCACCACGTGAGACCTTCGTGCGCGCCGTCCTGGCGGAGATCCTGGAGCACGCCATGGAAGACCAGGTCATGATCCAGAGCTTCGACTGGGGCGCACTCGAGCTCGTCGAGGAACTGGCACCGACTCTGCCGCGCAGCGCCCTGACGAACGGGGACTTCCTGCAGGTCGGTCAGCCGGGGGCTTCCCCGTGGTTGGGCGGGCTTGACGCGGACGACTTCGACGGTGATCTGGTGGCCATGGCACAGGAACTCGGCGTGGAAGTCATCTCACCCGTGCATGGCAACCCGCAGGACGGTGCGATCGGTGACGAAGGCTACGCACCGTACGTCAACCGGACCATGGTCGACGACGCCCACGCGGCCGGCATCGACGTGATCCCGTGGACGGTCGACGATCCCGGCACCATGGAATACCTCATGGGCCTCGGAGTGGACGGCATCATCACCGACTACCCGGACCGGTTGCGGCAGGTCATGCGGGACCGAGGGCTGGACCTGCCGCAGGCCGCTGGATAG
- a CDS encoding calcineurin-like phosphoesterase C-terminal domain-containing protein produces the protein MNAITRSPRHRSARLAAGVLALATTGALLSPAVTAAAATPITATPTPITAQKSETAQTAQTAETAETAEQAGAAWDESAYRGSVEVIEGTNETPKVLEGVVFDDQNQNSTQDENEPGIADVTVSNGRDVVTTDEDGAYELPAFDNMTAFVTQPAGYQVPVDQDNVAQFHYHHLPAGSPELKYGGLEPTGPLPDAVNFPLVESELTASSEQHCAIGADVQTYNQKEVNFAREGAFADLAARDDYAGCGALFIGDVVGDDLSLFPQTHELTSMLNGPARFLPGNHDLDFDSLDGEHEFDTFRAELGPEYYSYDVGQAHVVALSNIVYPKAPGETSGYTYGLGENQLEWLRQDIANTPEDSVVVLAGHSPLLEFYYSDSHTHGQLEEIYETLEGREVISLGGHTHMSENLREGDLMAGWRDELGDAGLPFTHLTVPAISGQWYNGRVMPDGYPTAVQRDGTPPGVLTLDIEGTEVMERFTATGLDDQDQMALGLNTPEYREWFDTYQDQRGEAPELENALAAEQGDLAETWLTTNFWMGSTGATVEVSVDGADPVEAERTQQMDGEEPNIGAAYTDPVATQEQLVHGGGLHDRTMHLWRLPLSEDLAVGEHTAEVTATDVHGREFTETLAFSVTEDGPEAVEFSDNEPGSAFYAPVQWMATNNISTGYTDGTFRKGRDVTRGETTAFLHRYIKPDFTAPATSPFEDITDTGSFYEPITWAAAEEITLGYADGTFQPHRAVTRGEFATFLYRLDAPEHTAPEDSPFEDLPTTSNHYEAITWLASQGITIGDTHGHFNEADPVTRGEISAFLQRYDNTQR, from the coding sequence GTGAACGCGATCACTCGCTCCCCACGCCATCGATCAGCCCGCCTGGCGGCCGGGGTCCTGGCCCTGGCCACCACCGGCGCCCTGCTGAGCCCGGCCGTCACCGCCGCCGCGGCGACCCCCATTACGGCCACCCCCACCCCTATTACTGCCCAGAAGTCTGAGACCGCGCAGACGGCCCAAACTGCAGAAACTGCCGAGACCGCCGAGCAGGCCGGCGCCGCCTGGGATGAGAGCGCCTACCGCGGCTCCGTCGAGGTCATCGAGGGGACGAACGAGACCCCCAAGGTCCTCGAGGGCGTGGTCTTCGATGACCAGAACCAGAACTCCACCCAGGACGAGAATGAGCCCGGCATCGCCGACGTCACCGTGTCCAACGGCCGCGACGTCGTTACCACGGACGAGGACGGCGCTTACGAGCTGCCGGCCTTCGACAACATGACCGCGTTCGTCACCCAGCCGGCCGGCTACCAGGTGCCCGTGGACCAGGACAACGTGGCCCAGTTCCACTACCACCACCTCCCGGCAGGCTCCCCCGAGCTCAAGTACGGCGGCCTGGAACCCACCGGCCCCCTGCCCGACGCAGTCAACTTCCCGCTGGTCGAGAGTGAACTCACCGCTTCCTCAGAACAGCACTGCGCCATCGGGGCGGACGTGCAGACCTACAACCAGAAGGAGGTCAACTTCGCGCGGGAGGGCGCCTTCGCCGACCTGGCCGCACGTGACGACTACGCCGGTTGCGGTGCACTGTTCATCGGCGACGTCGTCGGAGACGACCTGTCCCTGTTCCCTCAGACCCACGAGCTGACGAGCATGCTCAACGGTCCGGCCCGTTTCCTGCCCGGCAACCACGACCTCGACTTTGATTCCCTGGACGGCGAGCACGAGTTCGACACCTTCCGCGCCGAACTCGGCCCGGAGTACTACTCCTACGACGTTGGGCAGGCCCACGTGGTGGCCCTGAGCAACATCGTCTACCCCAAGGCCCCGGGCGAGACGAGCGGCTACACCTACGGCCTCGGGGAGAACCAGCTCGAATGGCTGCGGCAGGACATCGCCAACACCCCCGAGGACAGCGTGGTCGTGCTGGCCGGCCACAGCCCGCTGCTGGAGTTCTACTACTCGGACTCCCACACCCACGGACAGCTCGAGGAGATCTACGAGACCCTCGAGGGCCGGGAAGTCATCTCGCTCGGTGGTCACACCCACATGTCTGAGAACCTGCGCGAAGGCGACCTGATGGCAGGTTGGCGCGATGAGCTCGGGGACGCCGGCCTGCCGTTCACCCACCTGACGGTTCCGGCCATCTCGGGCCAGTGGTACAACGGCCGCGTGATGCCGGACGGGTACCCGACGGCCGTCCAGCGGGACGGAACCCCTCCCGGGGTGCTGACCCTGGACATCGAGGGCACCGAGGTCATGGAGCGCTTCACCGCCACCGGTCTGGATGACCAGGACCAGATGGCGTTGGGGCTGAACACGCCGGAGTACCGCGAGTGGTTCGACACCTACCAGGATCAGCGCGGTGAGGCGCCGGAGCTGGAGAATGCACTCGCCGCGGAGCAGGGCGATCTGGCGGAGACCTGGTTGACCACCAACTTCTGGATGGGCTCCACGGGGGCCACCGTGGAGGTGTCGGTGGACGGAGCGGATCCAGTTGAGGCCGAACGCACCCAGCAGATGGACGGCGAGGAACCCAATATCGGAGCCGCCTACACCGACCCGGTCGCCACCCAGGAGCAGCTGGTCCACGGTGGCGGGCTGCACGATCGCACCATGCACCTGTGGCGGCTCCCGCTCTCGGAGGACCTGGCCGTCGGCGAGCACACCGCAGAGGTGACGGCCACGGACGTGCACGGCCGCGAGTTCACCGAGACGCTGGCCTTCAGCGTCACGGAGGACGGGCCGGAAGCCGTCGAGTTCTCGGACAATGAGCCGGGCTCGGCGTTCTACGCCCCGGTGCAGTGGATGGCCACCAACAACATCTCCACCGGATACACCGACGGCACCTTCCGCAAGGGCCGCGACGTCACCCGCGGCGAGACCACCGCCTTCCTCCACCGCTACATCAAGCCGGACTTCACCGCCCCGGCGACCAGCCCCTTCGAGGACATCACGGACACCGGATCGTTCTACGAGCCCATCACCTGGGCCGCAGCAGAAGAGATCACCCTCGGCTATGCGGACGGCACCTTCCAGCCCCACCGTGCCGTGACGCGCGGCGAGTTCGCCACCTTCCTCTACCGCCTCGACGCACCCGAGCACACGGCCCCGGAGGACAGCCCCTTCGAGGACCTGCCCACCACCAGCAACCACTACGAGGCCATCACCTGGCTCGCCTCCCAGGGCATCACCATCGGTGACACCCACGGCCACTTCAACGAGGCCGATCCCGTAACCCGCGGCGAGATCTCAGCCTTCCTCCAGCGCTACGACAACACGCAGCGCTGA